The following are encoded together in the Kribbella sp. CA-293567 genome:
- a CDS encoding phosphatase PAP2 family protein, with the protein MDRFHRQDGGDLLARAVAPGVALGGCIIGGGFALRGPLDEVARSEESINKDLAADRTGSWNTITQVWSHVGNTEFVIGMCVLVVAILLWRTRDWRLAAVPALAIAMQGLIFLIAAKVVDRDRPPVEKLDPSPPTASYPSGHVGASTGLYVAFALLALMIRRSWLRTLTIIACLTMPLLVAFARVYRGMHHLSDITAGLLNGAVCALLAYAWYRHRARSGRTIGGRSGSAILSPGRA; encoded by the coding sequence ATGGATCGGTTTCATCGGCAGGACGGCGGCGATCTCCTCGCCCGGGCCGTCGCACCAGGCGTAGCTCTCGGCGGTTGCATCATCGGCGGCGGGTTCGCGCTGCGCGGTCCACTGGACGAGGTGGCCAGGTCGGAGGAGTCGATCAACAAGGACCTCGCGGCCGACCGGACCGGCAGCTGGAACACGATCACCCAGGTCTGGTCGCACGTCGGCAACACCGAGTTCGTGATCGGCATGTGCGTCCTGGTGGTGGCGATCCTGCTCTGGCGCACCCGCGACTGGCGGCTGGCCGCAGTACCGGCCCTCGCGATCGCCATGCAGGGCCTGATTTTCCTGATCGCCGCCAAGGTGGTCGATCGCGACCGCCCACCGGTCGAGAAGCTCGACCCGTCCCCACCGACCGCCAGCTATCCCAGCGGTCATGTCGGCGCCTCCACCGGCCTGTACGTCGCCTTCGCCCTGCTGGCCCTGATGATCCGCCGCAGCTGGCTGCGCACCCTGACGATCATCGCCTGTCTGACGATGCCGCTGCTGGTCGCCTTCGCCCGCGTCTACCGGGGGATGCACCACCTCTCCGACATCACCGCGGGCCTGCTGAACGGCGCCGTCTGCGCCCTCCTCGCCTACGCCTGGTACCGGCACCGAGCCCGAAGCGGCCGCACGATCGGCGGCCGCTCGGGATCGGCGATCCTCAGTCCCGGCCGGGCGTGA
- a CDS encoding phosphatase PAP2 family protein: MAVFALPVLLLGFAVRQQFDPLIRADESAIKAATGFSVSHGLVPALTVLEAISQPVVVYVVAVAVTLWVWRSKGLKARALWALVTMMVSWSIGALAKIVVHRARPIVDDGVPHAEGYSFPSGHELNITVATTVMVFLLWPLLSRTGRKVAIGLAAVAVVAVALDRVFIGAHFPSDVVAGFILGVGIVFSSWIGFIGRTAAISSPGPSHQA; this comes from the coding sequence ATGGCGGTGTTCGCGCTGCCCGTGCTGTTGCTGGGGTTCGCCGTCCGGCAGCAGTTCGATCCGCTGATCAGGGCCGACGAGTCGGCGATCAAGGCCGCCACCGGGTTCAGCGTCAGCCATGGGCTGGTGCCGGCGCTGACCGTGCTGGAGGCGATCAGTCAGCCGGTCGTCGTGTACGTCGTCGCGGTGGCCGTCACGCTGTGGGTCTGGCGGTCCAAGGGACTGAAGGCGCGGGCGCTGTGGGCGCTCGTCACCATGATGGTGAGCTGGAGCATCGGCGCGCTGGCCAAGATCGTCGTCCACCGGGCCCGGCCGATCGTCGACGACGGGGTGCCGCATGCCGAGGGGTACTCGTTTCCTTCAGGTCATGAACTGAACATCACCGTGGCTACCACCGTGATGGTGTTCCTGTTGTGGCCGTTGCTCTCGAGGACCGGCCGGAAGGTCGCGATCGGGCTGGCCGCCGTGGCGGTCGTCGCGGTCGCGCTCGACCGGGTGTTCATCGGGGCGCACTTCCCGTCCGACGTGGTGGCGGGATTCATCCTCGGCGTAGGGATCGTGTTCTCATCATGGATCGGTTTCATCGGCAGGACGGCGGCGATCTCCTCGCCCGGGCCGTCGCACCAGGCGTAG
- a CDS encoding MBL fold metallo-hydrolase — protein sequence MQVGGIRVDAISDGTFTVHPKYFGADVPAGARPEFFARDHLAWMPIGCFLVRAGDRTILVDAGMGPDQDELPHGMRLVGGQLFAGLGALGVGAADITDVVITHFHTDHIGWLFDLAAEPVFPNAELWYGAADFEYFVTGPGDIRPHLRDGFLTHRSRQHSLTQHAVVTPGVTAVLTPGHTPGHLCVSLASGNESLLLLGDAITCPIQLAEPTWHSFGDVDAPTADRTRRSLWQQLRTTPGVGAHFPSLTTGKVNAATEWVAD from the coding sequence ATGCAGGTCGGTGGAATCCGGGTGGACGCGATCAGTGACGGGACCTTCACCGTGCACCCGAAGTACTTCGGGGCCGACGTACCGGCCGGCGCGCGACCGGAGTTCTTCGCGCGCGACCACCTCGCCTGGATGCCGATCGGCTGTTTCCTGGTCCGCGCCGGCGACCGGACGATCCTGGTCGACGCTGGGATGGGACCGGACCAGGACGAGCTGCCGCACGGGATGCGGCTGGTCGGCGGTCAGCTCTTCGCCGGCCTCGGCGCGCTCGGGGTCGGCGCCGCCGACATCACCGACGTCGTCATCACCCACTTCCACACCGACCACATCGGCTGGCTCTTCGACCTGGCCGCCGAGCCGGTCTTCCCGAACGCCGAACTCTGGTACGGCGCCGCCGACTTCGAGTACTTCGTCACCGGCCCCGGCGACATCCGCCCGCACCTCCGCGACGGCTTCCTCACCCACCGGTCCCGCCAGCACTCCCTGACCCAGCACGCCGTCGTCACCCCCGGCGTCACCGCCGTACTCACCCCCGGCCACACTCCCGGCCACCTCTGCGTCTCCCTTGCCTCAGGCAACGAATCCCTGCTCCTCCTCGGCGACGCGATCACCTGCCCGATCCAGCTCGCCGAACCCACCTGGCACTCCTTCGGCGACGTCGACGCCCCCACCGCCGACCGCACCCGCCGCTCCCTGTGGCAGCAACTCAGAACCACTCCCGGCGTCGGCGCCCACTTCCCGTCCCTGACCACCGGCAAGGTGAACGCGGCGACCGAGTGGGTCGCGGACTGA
- a CDS encoding nitroreductase/quinone reductase family protein has product MLLLTTTGARSGKPHTAVLGYYPDTTDRLLVVGSAGGGPKHPDWYHNLLANPRVSVETGVFTYEADAVVLRDAERDEIFDRLVEADPGWGRYQAGTTRIIPVVALTETAGGPPGAGSFADYLRKVHDAFRHELTLIRKEVVSTGSTATLGAQLRINCLKLCHGLHNHHTGESTALFPALLDQYPEAAGTIATLQAEHESIATLLTSLESLATTAAPADLLVELDRLIEALLQHLDREEEQLLPLLAG; this is encoded by the coding sequence TTGTTGCTCCTCACCACCACCGGAGCCCGCTCCGGTAAGCCCCACACGGCGGTCCTCGGGTACTACCCCGACACCACGGACCGCCTCCTCGTCGTCGGCTCGGCCGGCGGCGGACCCAAGCATCCCGACTGGTACCACAACCTGCTCGCCAACCCCCGGGTCAGCGTCGAGACCGGGGTCTTCACCTACGAAGCCGACGCCGTCGTACTGCGGGACGCCGAGCGCGACGAGATCTTCGACAGGCTGGTCGAGGCCGACCCAGGGTGGGGCAGGTACCAGGCCGGCACCACCCGGATCATTCCGGTGGTCGCCCTGACCGAAACGGCCGGCGGGCCGCCAGGGGCAGGCTCCTTCGCCGACTACCTCCGGAAGGTCCATGACGCCTTCCGGCACGAGCTGACGCTGATCCGCAAGGAAGTCGTCTCCACCGGTTCCACCGCGACTCTCGGCGCCCAGCTCCGGATCAACTGCCTGAAGCTCTGCCACGGCCTGCACAACCACCACACCGGGGAGTCCACGGCCCTGTTCCCCGCGCTCCTCGACCAGTACCCCGAGGCGGCCGGCACGATCGCCACCCTGCAAGCCGAACACGAGTCGATCGCGACCCTGCTGACCTCGCTGGAGAGCCTGGCCACCACGGCAGCCCCGGCGGATCTCCTGGTCGAGCTGGATCGCCTGATCGAAGCCCTGCTCCAGCACCTCGATCGCGAGGAGGAACAGTTGCTGCCGCTGCTGGCCGGCTGA
- a CDS encoding helix-turn-helix transcriptional regulator, which produces MSSTLERPGELGRIAAALDAAKEGEGKVVVIEGEAGIGKTRLVDEARALAKERGFVRMQATGDELESAMAWSVVRQMVERSISRYSGAIREAILAGPSGRALEALDKATPDAGDAEVARTMHALWWVAVDLASPRPLLITVDDAQWSDLPSLRFLSYLSKRVGDLPIALIVATRPPTDRHGPLAELSVSRQVERLLPRPLSREGIAHLTSDRAAAVGDPNGTWGTVPAEPVVDAVLAASGGNPFLAESLLDELRAQDRSVADPATAEAVAGLGSSTVSRTMLGRLDPDALQLAGALAILGARADVWLAGSVAQLPEETLPKAVQALVSANIVASGADQLSFIHPVIRESMRSALGPFEKAALHARAAEVLAAEHASADRIAAHLVNAPTGTLPNATEILRRAATASLAAGDPGTAAGYLHRAFEGNPTDAGVQAQLGHTLLRSGDAAAAREHLRAAARATGVQGRAALLGAAATATATLDGPLAAVAELTETLDGWPNGPERLTLEARLGIIRSYLPSERKKASEHLRGFAELPGDTPDERALLALLAQCGRYEVSPSADVRRTAERALRNGALFTDTAGQSDTLVGWLLAMMSLIAADGVGPAREEIARAQEWVRRNGSPLEFCMVSNVEDFLAWRCGDIAAMEADADAVLAAVASEELSPQVIALRVTAVNFGAYAALDRGDLATAVALLADFDEQTAGTPRVIPAMWLHEVRARIALEQDDPVAALEHAYRLRDEMAAAQVDPPAVPWRTPAAWALLRLGSEESVAEARELASDQLDLARRWGAASDLGAALRLTAKVDVGQGARRVTTLEEAVVVLEGSPARLELAKALVDLGEAYRVLGRRTDAREALARGGELAASCGSTVVRQRAAEALQALGDRPRTLTSSGQDSLTASERRVAGLAVSGRTNRDIAHELFVSPKTVENHLGRIYVKLGITGRRELARALT; this is translated from the coding sequence ATGAGCAGCACCCTGGAGCGACCCGGTGAGCTCGGCCGGATCGCGGCGGCGCTCGATGCCGCCAAGGAGGGCGAGGGCAAGGTCGTCGTGATCGAGGGCGAGGCCGGGATCGGCAAGACCCGGCTCGTCGACGAGGCCCGGGCGCTGGCCAAGGAGCGTGGCTTCGTCCGGATGCAGGCGACCGGTGACGAACTCGAGAGCGCGATGGCCTGGAGCGTCGTTCGCCAGATGGTGGAGCGATCCATCTCCCGGTACTCCGGTGCGATCCGCGAGGCGATCCTCGCCGGTCCGTCCGGGCGAGCCCTGGAAGCGCTGGACAAGGCGACCCCCGACGCCGGGGACGCCGAGGTCGCCCGCACCATGCACGCCCTGTGGTGGGTAGCCGTCGATCTCGCCTCGCCGCGGCCTCTGCTGATCACCGTGGACGACGCCCAGTGGTCCGATCTGCCGTCGCTGCGGTTCCTTTCCTATCTGTCCAAGCGGGTCGGTGACCTCCCGATCGCGCTGATCGTCGCCACTCGGCCGCCGACGGACCGGCACGGCCCGCTGGCCGAGCTGTCCGTCTCGCGGCAGGTGGAGAGACTGCTGCCGCGCCCGCTGAGCCGGGAAGGCATCGCCCACCTGACCAGCGACCGGGCGGCTGCCGTCGGCGACCCGAATGGCACCTGGGGCACGGTCCCGGCTGAGCCCGTGGTGGATGCGGTCCTCGCCGCCAGCGGCGGGAATCCCTTCCTGGCCGAGTCTTTGCTGGACGAGTTGCGGGCGCAGGATCGTTCCGTCGCCGACCCGGCGACGGCGGAGGCGGTCGCCGGGCTCGGTTCGAGCACGGTCTCCCGGACGATGCTCGGCCGGCTCGATCCGGACGCGTTGCAGCTCGCCGGAGCGCTGGCGATCCTCGGCGCCAGAGCCGATGTCTGGCTCGCCGGTTCCGTCGCGCAGTTGCCCGAAGAGACGCTGCCCAAGGCGGTTCAGGCGCTGGTCTCGGCGAATATCGTTGCCTCGGGCGCCGATCAGCTCAGCTTCATCCATCCGGTGATCCGGGAGTCGATGCGCTCGGCGCTCGGGCCGTTCGAGAAGGCCGCCCTGCATGCCAGAGCGGCCGAAGTACTGGCGGCCGAGCATGCGTCGGCCGACCGGATCGCCGCCCACCTGGTCAACGCGCCGACGGGAACGTTGCCTAATGCAACGGAGATTCTCCGGCGTGCGGCGACGGCGTCGCTCGCGGCCGGCGATCCCGGAACCGCGGCCGGCTATCTGCATCGAGCCTTCGAGGGAAACCCCACGGATGCAGGGGTTCAGGCGCAGCTCGGCCACACGCTCCTCCGTTCCGGCGACGCCGCGGCCGCGCGGGAACACCTACGGGCCGCGGCGCGTGCGACCGGCGTACAGGGACGTGCTGCTTTGCTGGGTGCCGCGGCGACCGCGACGGCCACACTGGACGGTCCGCTGGCGGCTGTCGCCGAGTTGACGGAGACGCTCGATGGCTGGCCGAACGGGCCGGAGCGCCTGACGCTGGAGGCGCGGCTCGGGATCATCCGGTCCTACCTGCCGAGCGAGCGGAAGAAGGCCTCGGAACACCTGCGGGGATTCGCCGAGCTGCCGGGCGATACGCCGGACGAGCGTGCCCTGCTGGCTCTGCTCGCGCAGTGCGGGCGCTACGAGGTCAGCCCGTCGGCCGACGTACGGCGTACTGCCGAGCGGGCGTTGCGGAATGGCGCCTTGTTCACGGACACGGCCGGTCAGTCCGACACGCTGGTCGGCTGGCTGCTCGCGATGATGTCGCTGATCGCGGCCGACGGCGTCGGGCCGGCCAGGGAAGAGATCGCGCGGGCGCAGGAATGGGTCCGCCGCAACGGCTCGCCGCTCGAGTTCTGCATGGTCTCCAATGTGGAGGACTTCCTGGCCTGGCGCTGTGGCGACATCGCCGCGATGGAGGCGGACGCGGATGCCGTCCTGGCTGCCGTGGCGTCGGAGGAGCTGTCGCCCCAGGTGATCGCGCTGCGGGTGACGGCGGTGAACTTCGGTGCGTACGCCGCCCTCGATCGCGGCGACCTCGCCACGGCGGTGGCACTGCTCGCCGACTTCGACGAGCAGACTGCCGGTACGCCGCGGGTGATCCCGGCGATGTGGTTGCACGAGGTTCGCGCACGAATCGCACTGGAGCAGGACGATCCGGTTGCGGCCTTGGAGCATGCCTACCGCTTGCGGGACGAGATGGCCGCCGCGCAGGTCGACCCACCAGCAGTGCCCTGGCGTACTCCGGCCGCTTGGGCCCTGCTGCGGCTCGGCTCGGAGGAGTCGGTCGCGGAGGCCCGTGAGCTGGCTAGCGATCAGCTGGACCTTGCCAGGCGGTGGGGAGCCGCGTCTGACTTGGGGGCTGCCCTGCGGCTCACTGCCAAGGTCGACGTGGGCCAAGGGGCTCGACGGGTCACGACGCTGGAGGAAGCCGTCGTAGTACTGGAAGGCTCGCCGGCGCGGCTGGAGCTGGCCAAGGCTCTGGTCGACCTCGGGGAGGCGTACCGCGTTCTCGGCCGGCGTACTGATGCTCGGGAGGCGTTGGCCCGAGGTGGCGAGCTCGCGGCAAGCTGCGGTTCGACAGTGGTGAGGCAGAGAGCCGCGGAAGCCCTGCAGGCGTTGGGAGATCGGCCGCGGACCCTGACCTCGTCGGGCCAGGACTCGCTGACTGCCAGCGAGCGGCGGGTGGCTGGGCTCGCAGTGAGCGGCCGAACCAACCGGGACATCGCCCACGAGCTCTTCGTGTCACCCAAGACGGTCGAGAACCACTTGGGCCGCATCTACGTGAAGCTGGGTATCACCGGCCGGCGTGAGCTGGCCCGAGCACTGACCTAG
- a CDS encoding MBL fold metallo-hydrolase translates to MRGLTEGVEQLLGRPPHFINAYLVDDVLVDAGTPAAARRILRQLRGRQVGAHVVTHAHPDHFGSSHVVCETLGLPLWTGALDAEAIETATPVVGPGRIPALMSRSKMPPAHPVARGLVEGDTVGSFTVLDVPGHSPGHIALWREADRTLLCGDVFFRLPRVSQPWKFLTVDVRRNYESMRRLAELRPALALFGHGPPLRDPDKLARVVAALPRAERT, encoded by the coding sequence GTGCGGGGGCTAACCGAGGGTGTCGAGCAGTTGCTGGGCCGGCCGCCGCATTTCATCAACGCGTATCTGGTCGACGACGTCCTGGTCGACGCCGGTACGCCGGCCGCCGCGCGACGGATCCTGCGGCAGTTGCGCGGCCGTCAGGTCGGCGCGCATGTGGTGACGCACGCGCATCCTGACCACTTCGGCTCCAGTCATGTGGTCTGCGAGACGCTCGGTCTGCCGCTGTGGACGGGGGCGCTGGACGCCGAGGCGATCGAGACCGCTACTCCGGTGGTCGGTCCGGGGCGGATTCCTGCCTTGATGTCGCGCTCGAAGATGCCGCCGGCGCACCCTGTCGCCCGTGGGCTGGTCGAGGGCGACACCGTCGGCAGTTTCACCGTGCTCGACGTGCCGGGGCACTCGCCCGGTCACATCGCGTTGTGGCGCGAGGCCGACCGCACCCTGTTGTGCGGAGACGTCTTCTTCCGGCTGCCCCGGGTGTCGCAGCCGTGGAAGTTCTTGACCGTGGACGTTCGGCGCAACTACGAGTCGATGCGCCGGCTGGCCGAGCTGCGGCCCGCGCTGGCCCTCTTCGGCCACGGCCCGCCGCTGCGCGATCCGGACAAGCTGGCCCGGGTCGTCGCGGCGCTGCCCCGCGCTGAGCGGACCTGA
- a CDS encoding carbohydrate ABC transporter permease: protein MTSATMTGPIVGSKPPGLRPGRVLLYVALTLGALVMITPFIWMVLTAFKSDLEIAKFSWLPAELRWQNFVEAMQTAPFLRYFRNSLIIAVGETAFTLAVCTTAGYALAKLPIRGSKALLNYFILLLLVPFQIILVPLFLIVKSIPLFGGNNILGQGGIGWLNSWWGLIIPLGAAPLFTFLARQFYVSIPSELAQAARVDGLGEFGIFWRIMTPLVKPALITICVFQIEAAWNAFLWPLMITTSDEMRPLQLGLAIFAQNPAEVQWPYLMAGTALATLPMIVMFVFAQKRFVEGMASVGIKG, encoded by the coding sequence ATGACTAGCGCAACGATGACCGGTCCGATCGTCGGCTCGAAGCCGCCGGGGCTGCGGCCCGGCCGGGTACTGCTGTACGTCGCGCTGACGCTGGGCGCGCTGGTGATGATCACCCCGTTCATCTGGATGGTGCTGACCGCGTTCAAGAGCGACCTGGAGATCGCCAAGTTCTCCTGGCTGCCGGCCGAACTGCGCTGGCAGAACTTCGTCGAGGCGATGCAGACGGCGCCGTTCCTGCGCTACTTCCGCAACAGCCTGATCATCGCGGTCGGCGAGACGGCCTTCACCCTCGCGGTCTGTACGACGGCCGGCTACGCGCTGGCCAAGCTGCCGATCCGCGGCTCGAAGGCGCTGCTGAACTACTTCATCCTGCTGCTGCTGGTGCCGTTCCAGATCATCCTGGTGCCGCTGTTCCTGATCGTGAAGTCGATCCCGTTGTTCGGCGGCAACAACATCCTCGGCCAGGGCGGGATCGGCTGGCTCAACTCCTGGTGGGGCCTGATCATCCCGCTCGGCGCCGCGCCGCTGTTCACCTTCCTGGCCCGGCAGTTCTACGTCTCGATCCCGAGCGAGCTGGCGCAGGCGGCCAGGGTCGACGGTCTCGGTGAGTTCGGCATCTTCTGGCGGATCATGACGCCGCTGGTCAAGCCGGCCCTGATCACGATCTGCGTGTTCCAGATCGAGGCTGCCTGGAACGCCTTCCTCTGGCCCCTGATGATCACCACGTCGGACGAGATGCGGCCGCTGCAACTGGGGCTGGCGATCTTCGCCCAGAACCCGGCCGAGGTCCAGTGGCCCTACCTGATGGCCGGTACGGCGCTGGCCACGTTGCCGATGATCGTGATGTTCGTCTTCGCCCAGAAGCGCTTCGTCGAAGGAATGGCGAGCGTGGGCATCAAGGGCTGA
- a CDS encoding carbohydrate ABC transporter permease gives MSATLERPTPAVAGPRRVPPAKDGRKLIRSQVRTGWLLLAPALLHSGIFLVIPIIFAVALSFTDYSFGDSWSWVGFENYSVLFRDENFRAAFLNTVTYAVVVIPVSMAISLAIAMGLNQKIRGLGFFRTAFYVPTVTATVAIATIWLWIYNPGSGLANGFLSLFGFAPSQWLSNPDTALPSLMVVGIWQGLGTKIIIYLAALQGVSRDLLESSALDGANRWQRFVNVTWPALGPVQFFVLVTSIVGTFQVFDLVYVMTDGGPGTETMVLVLDIYQNAFQDLRLGFASAETVILMLLIAVFIGLGRLLQKADVND, from the coding sequence ATGAGCGCCACGCTGGAACGACCCACCCCCGCCGTCGCCGGTCCGCGCCGTGTCCCGCCGGCCAAGGACGGCCGCAAACTGATCCGCAGTCAGGTCCGGACCGGCTGGTTGCTGCTCGCGCCCGCGCTGCTGCACTCGGGAATCTTCCTGGTGATCCCGATCATCTTCGCGGTCGCGCTCAGCTTCACCGACTACAGCTTCGGTGACTCCTGGTCCTGGGTCGGCTTCGAGAACTACTCGGTGCTGTTCCGCGACGAGAACTTCCGCGCCGCCTTCCTCAACACGGTCACGTACGCCGTCGTGGTCATCCCGGTCTCGATGGCGATCTCGCTCGCGATCGCGATGGGCCTGAACCAGAAGATCCGCGGCCTCGGCTTCTTCCGGACGGCCTTCTACGTGCCGACGGTGACCGCGACCGTCGCGATCGCCACCATCTGGCTGTGGATCTACAACCCCGGATCGGGCCTGGCCAACGGCTTCCTCAGCCTCTTCGGTTTCGCGCCGAGCCAGTGGCTGTCGAATCCCGACACGGCACTGCCGTCGCTGATGGTGGTCGGCATCTGGCAGGGCCTCGGCACGAAGATCATCATCTACCTGGCCGCCCTGCAAGGGGTGTCCCGCGATCTGCTGGAGTCGTCCGCGCTGGACGGCGCGAACCGGTGGCAGCGCTTCGTCAACGTCACCTGGCCGGCCCTCGGCCCGGTGCAGTTCTTCGTCCTGGTCACCTCGATCGTCGGTACCTTCCAGGTGTTCGACCTCGTCTACGTGATGACCGACGGCGGGCCCGGGACCGAGACCATGGTGCTGGTGCTCGACATCTACCAGAACGCGTTCCAGGACCTGCGACTCGGTTTCGCGTCCGCCGAGACGGTGATCCTGATGCTCCTGATCGCTGTCTTCATCGGCCTCGGACGCCTGCTCCAGAAGGCGGATGTCAATGACTAG
- a CDS encoding extracellular solute-binding protein, translated as MRRGARSGLVVLAAVLGLAASSCGNGVIDKSTDGVPPAEATGTLRVLVPSFPPSNKGREEFDKVVADFRQTYPKMKVEPDFATYSNLNEKISTSIAAGIPYDVMVTGVGWVQTFASKRLFADLGPYGVTPEVIQEKSIGAMVPAATYEDKLYAYPVIADARAVALRVSAFREAGLDPDKPPKSMAELKVAAEKLTKRNANGTITRSGFDLAAPTSFRQTYTTLLASTGTPLYLDGQPNYSNAKGVETLEWIKSMVNNVQVYGQRNAAQQPLVYTGEAAMGITGGAVDCSEKGIGKANCDDLRFFRFDSGKEVQFVGGDLASIGSRARHKDAAWSFIQSLTKPASVDAMAKLNKKIPAYKGAGESPQAQSNPLSKFVAEGLELAIYEGGSANWLEMRGNFDTQLTQAVLGQKDPAKTLANLSGQSR; from the coding sequence GTGAGACGTGGTGCCCGGAGTGGATTGGTGGTGCTGGCCGCGGTGCTCGGCCTGGCCGCCAGTAGTTGTGGCAACGGGGTGATCGACAAGAGCACGGACGGCGTGCCCCCGGCCGAGGCGACCGGGACGTTGCGGGTGCTGGTCCCGTCGTTCCCGCCCAGCAACAAGGGGCGCGAGGAGTTCGACAAGGTCGTCGCCGACTTCCGGCAGACCTATCCGAAGATGAAGGTCGAGCCCGACTTCGCGACGTACAGCAACCTGAACGAGAAGATCTCCACCTCGATCGCGGCCGGCATCCCGTACGACGTGATGGTCACCGGCGTCGGCTGGGTGCAGACGTTCGCGTCGAAACGGCTGTTCGCCGACCTCGGTCCGTACGGCGTCACGCCCGAGGTGATCCAGGAGAAGAGCATCGGGGCGATGGTCCCGGCCGCGACGTACGAGGACAAGCTCTACGCCTATCCCGTGATCGCCGACGCCCGGGCGGTCGCGCTCCGGGTCAGCGCGTTCAGGGAGGCGGGGCTGGATCCGGACAAGCCGCCGAAGAGCATGGCCGAGCTGAAGGTCGCCGCCGAGAAGCTGACCAAGCGGAACGCCAACGGGACGATCACCCGCAGTGGGTTCGACCTGGCGGCTCCGACCAGCTTCCGGCAGACCTACACCACCCTGCTCGCCTCCACCGGGACGCCGCTCTACCTCGACGGGCAGCCGAACTACAGCAACGCCAAGGGAGTGGAGACGTTGGAGTGGATCAAGTCGATGGTCAACAACGTCCAGGTCTACGGTCAGCGCAACGCCGCCCAGCAGCCGCTGGTCTACACCGGTGAGGCCGCGATGGGCATCACCGGCGGTGCCGTCGACTGCTCCGAGAAGGGCATCGGCAAGGCCAACTGCGACGATTTGCGGTTCTTCCGGTTCGACAGCGGCAAGGAGGTCCAGTTCGTCGGCGGCGACCTGGCCTCGATCGGCTCCCGCGCCCGGCACAAGGACGCGGCCTGGAGCTTCATCCAGTCGCTGACCAAGCCGGCCTCGGTGGACGCGATGGCCAAGCTGAACAAGAAGATCCCGGCGTACAAGGGCGCGGGCGAGTCCCCGCAGGCCCAGTCGAACCCGCTCAGCAAATTCGTTGCCGAGGGCCTCGAACTCGCCATCTACGAGGGCGGATCGGCCAACTGGCTGGAGATGCGCGGCAACTTCGACACCCAGCTCACCCAGGCCGTCCTGGGGCAGAAGGATCCCGCCAAGACGCTGGCCAACCTGTCAGGACAGTCGCGATGA
- a CDS encoding LacI family DNA-binding transcriptional regulator has product MLAPERHELILRSLRRHGRLRVADLAAELGVSAITVRRDLAELDTAGLLRRVHGGAVGITPAPVRGSQGSQLTIGIIVPSSTFYYTDVIRGAEAMAERYGARLVLGVSGYDVTVEQERLEKVLGIGVAGLLLSTALGDGRAAEVGKTLAAIDVPVVLMERAFGFPDAPREYDHVRTDHAYGAMLALRHLVSLGHRKIGINLNASVTAYWLREGIAKAAESLGVELFVSPVALPARGEDPGTLAQHDAFLAECESFGARAALVHSDEHAARLTERAMERGLRIPDDFAIVAYNDETAALAVIPLTAVCPPKLTLGETACELLLRKLKSPPTPTQHLTLLPELKIRASCGALPTPQWV; this is encoded by the coding sequence ATGCTTGCACCGGAACGCCACGAGCTGATCCTGCGCAGTCTGCGCCGGCACGGCCGGCTGCGGGTCGCCGACCTGGCGGCCGAGCTGGGCGTTTCCGCGATCACAGTACGCCGCGACCTGGCCGAGCTGGACACGGCGGGACTGCTGCGCCGCGTGCACGGCGGCGCGGTCGGCATCACTCCGGCGCCGGTTCGCGGCAGCCAGGGCAGCCAGCTGACCATCGGCATCATCGTGCCGAGCTCGACCTTCTACTACACCGACGTGATCCGCGGTGCCGAGGCGATGGCCGAGCGGTACGGCGCCCGCCTGGTGCTGGGCGTCTCCGGGTACGACGTGACCGTCGAGCAGGAGCGTCTCGAGAAGGTGCTCGGGATCGGGGTGGCCGGCCTGCTGCTCAGCACCGCCCTCGGCGACGGCCGCGCGGCGGAGGTCGGCAAGACGCTGGCCGCGATCGACGTACCGGTGGTGCTGATGGAGCGCGCGTTCGGCTTCCCCGACGCGCCGCGGGAGTACGACCACGTCCGCACCGATCACGCGTACGGCGCGATGCTGGCGCTGCGGCATCTCGTCTCGCTCGGGCACCGCAAGATCGGGATCAACCTGAACGCCAGCGTCACGGCGTACTGGCTGCGCGAGGGAATCGCCAAGGCGGCCGAGTCGCTCGGCGTCGAGCTCTTCGTCTCCCCGGTCGCGCTGCCGGCCCGCGGCGAGGACCCCGGCACCCTCGCCCAGCACGACGCCTTTCTCGCCGAGTGCGAATCCTTCGGCGCCCGCGCGGCGCTGGTGCACTCCGACGAACACGCGGCCCGGCTGACCGAACGAGCGATGGAACGCGGCCTGCGCATCCCCGACGACTTCGCCATCGTCGCCTACAACGATGAAACCGCCGCCCTCGCCGTCATCCCCCTGACCGCCGTCTGCCCCCCGAAACTCACCCTCGGCGAAACCGCCTGCGAACTCCTCCTCCGCAAACTCAAGTCACCCCCGACCCCGACCCAGCACCTGACCCTCCTGCCGGAGTTGAAGATCCGCGCGTCCTGCGGAGCCCTACCCACACCGCAATGGGTCTGA